The Nicotiana tomentosiformis chloroplast, complete genome region ATGAACCTATTTGAAGTGGCCCATTTCGTACCAGAGAAGCCTATGTATGAACAAGGATTAATTTTACTTCCCCACCTAGCTACTCTAGGTTGGGGGGTAGGCCCTGGGGGAGAAGTTATAGACACCTTTCCATACTTTGTATCTGGAGTACTTCATTTAATTTCTTCTGCAGTATTGGGCTTTGGCGGCATTTATCATGCACTTCTGGGACCTGAGACACTTGAAGAATCTTTTCCCTTCTTTGGTTATGTCTGGAAAGATCGAAATAAAATGACCACAATTTTAGGTATTCACTTAATCTTGTTAGGTCTAGGTGCTTTTCTTCTAGTATTCAAGGCTCTTTATTTTGGGGGCGTATATGATACCTGGGCTCCGGGAGGAGGAGATGTAAGAAAAATTACCAACTTGACCCTTAGCCCGAGTATCATATTTGGTTATTTACTAAAATCCCCTTTTGGAGGGGAAGGATGGATTGTTAGTGTGGACGATTTAGAAGATATAATCGGAGGACATGTATGGTTAGGTTCCATTTGTATACTTGGTGGAATCTGGCATATCTTAACCAAACCCTTCGCATGGGCTCGACGCGCACTTGTATGGTCTGGAGAGGCTTACTTATCTTATAGTTTAGGGGCTTTATCCGTCTTTGGTTTCATTGCTTGTTGTTTTGTCTGGTTCAATAATACCGCTTATCCTAGTGAATTTTACGGACCTACTGGACCAGAAGCTTCTCAAGCTCAAGCATTTACTTTTCTAGTTAGAGACCAACGTCTTGGGGCTAACGTGGGATCCGCTCAAGGACCTACTGGTTTAGGTAAATATCTAATGCGTTCCCCGACCGGAGAAGTCATTTTTGGAGGAGAAACTATGCGTTTTTGGGATCTGCGTGCTCCATGGTTAGAGCCTTTAAGGGGTCCAAATGGGTTAGACTTGAGTAGGTTGAAAAAAGACATACAACCTTGGCAGGAACGGCGTTCCGCAGAATATATGACTCATGCTCCTTTAGGTTCTTTAAATTCCGTGGGTGGTGTAGCTACCGAGATCAATGCAGTCAATTATGTCTCTCCTAGAAGTTGGTTAGCTACCTCTCATTTTGTTCTAGGATTCTTCTTCTTCGTAGGTCATTTGTGGCACGCGGGAAGGGCTCGTGCAGCTGCAGCAGGATTTGAAAAAGGAATTGATCGTGACTTTGAACCTGTTCTTTCCATGACCCCTCTTAATTGAGATGAGACAGGAGATCCAATGCTTGAATGAAGTAAAAATCACTTTGATTCAATCATACATCTTGGAATCAGCCTAAGTATTCCTTTTTTCTTTTTTTTTCAACTCATTTTATCTAATTTATATCTAATCTATTTTTCTGGCTTGGCTAGGTGGGATAGCCGAGCCATTCCCTTTTCTTTCGGATAGCAGGTTGGGCAAAACCACTAAAGAAAAAAATCTATTCAATTAGCAAAAAAGGAGAGAGAGGGATTCGAACCCTCGATAGTTCTTTGTTAAAACTATACCGGTTTTCAAGACCGGGGCTATCAACCGCTCAGCCATCTCTCCGAAAGACTATTTTTATTTTATTCCTCCGAATAGAACATGGCCATAGGGGTGGATACCCCCACTATCTGTAGAAAGATCTCAGGTGCGAATCCACCGGTCGATCTATCTATCCGTATATAGATATATGATCTAGCATGCCCATTTGTGAAATAAAAAATAAAATTCCATTTCCCCCCACCCCACTCCATGTACAAATAAAGTGCGAAAGGGGGAGTAGTAATAAGTCATATAGAATCAATGGATTCATGATAAAGTAAAATCCCTCGATGACATATTTTATCACAATTAATATTTTTTGGCTGATAGAGGGATCAAATGGTATATAGTTCATTTGTTGGTAGCTTGGAGGATTAAAAGCATGACTCTTGCTTTCCAATTGGCTGTTTTTGCATTAATTGCTACTTCATTAATCTTATTGATTAGCGTACCCGTTGTATTTGCTTCTCCTGATGGCTGGTCAAGTAACAAAAATGTTGTATTTTCTGGTACATCCTTATGGATTGGATTAGTCTTTCTGGTGGGTATCCTTAATTCTCTCATCTCTTGAACCTATTCGTCGCAGACCCAAAACCAAAATGACCCCCCTAATTTTTCTCGGTTGTGAGACACATTAAATTGGAATCTAAGTCCCCAAAGAAAACGCAAATCAAATAAAGAAAACAAAAAAATTAGAGGGGGGTCAAACTTCTTGAATAAAAAGAATACAATTAAAAAAATAATTGGAATCGTTCCGAAGAGAATATGTGTCCCGGCACTGCACAAAAAAGATCCGGTTATATATCATATATGTGGGTACATATTGTGTATCAAGAACAAAAAAATGCGGATATGGTCGAATGGTAAAATTTCTCTTTGCCAAGGAGAAGATGCGGGTTCGATTCCCGCTATCCGCCCAAGATCCAAGATAAAGTAATTTTATTACTATTTATTTATTATTTAATTTCATAAATAGCATTAAATATATCCTTAAATTAAGGATTTGGTATAGTTGGCCGTGATAGTGTAGTGATTCTATCCCTCCCCTACGTTTTCCTTTTCCTTCCACCCCCAAAAAGCGAAAGGCGGGAATTAATTACTAGTTAACAGAGTCAACCCTAAAATAGTTTGGCAAAACAAGATGTTGCGGAGACAGGATTTGAACCCGTGACCTCAAGGTTATGAGCCTTGCGAGCTACCAAACTGCTCTACCCCGCGCCGAAGATAAGAACTGAAAACTAATAGATAAACAAGGATTAAATGCGCCCCTCCACCCTATCTGTACAAATAGAATAGCCCATTTATACAGAATGGTAAAGGGGCTTCTATGATCATCGACCATAGAAATAGAAATGAAGCGTTAATCCTTACCAACTTGATCTTGTTGCTCCTGGCAACAAACATGCATGAACCATTTCACGAAGTATGTGTCCGGATAGTCCAAAGTCCCGATAGTTAGCTCTCGGCCTTCCGGTCAAAAAACAACGTCGATGAAGGCGTGTAGGTGCACTATTCCGTGGTGGGGATTGTAACTTTCCATAAATTTCCCATTTGTCACTCAACGACGGAACCTTGCTTATTTCTTTTTTTGAGGATCGACGAATCGAATGATATTTCTGTTCCAATTTTTGCCTCTTCTTCTCCCTCTGAATCAAACTTTTCCTTGCCATAATGGTTGAATTCCTATTAGTATCCATGATACAAGTCGAATCCTAGATGTAGAAATAGAAGAAGGTGGACCCCCTCTCCGTCGAAAGAAATGAGATTATCGCGGATACACACATTAAAAATATTAACCAAATTTGCCCGACGTAGAGGCAATCAAGAAAGCCGCATAAGTGAATATATAACCTACAGAAAAGTGAACTAATCCAACCAATCTTGCTTGTACAATGGAAAGGGCCACTGGTTTATCTCTCCAGCGAATCAAATTGGCCAAAGGTGTACGTTCATGAGCCCATGCTAAAGTTTCAATCAATTCCTGCCAATATCCACGCCAAGAAATTAAGAACATAAATCCAGTAGCCCAAACAAGATGTCCAAATAAGAACATCCATGCCCAAACCGATAAACTATTCATACCAAAAGGATTATATCCGTTGATAAGTTGTGAAGAGTTTAACCATAAATAATCCCTTAACCAGCCCATCAAATAAGTGGAAGATTCATTAAACTGTGAAACGTTACCCTGCCATAATGTGATGTGCTTCCAATGCCAATAAAAAGTAACCCATCCAATAGTATTTAACATCCAAAAAACTGCCAAATAAAACGCGTCCCATGCCGAAATATCACAAGTACCGCCTCGTCCTGGGCCATCGCACGGAAAACTATAACCGAAATCCTTTTTATCTGGCATTAACTTGGAACCACGTGCATCTAAAGCACCTTTTACTAAGATCAATGTAGTTGTATGTAAACCAAGAGCAATAGCATGATGAACCAAAAAGTCTCCAGGACCTATTGTTAAAAATAATGAATTACTATTTTCATTAACAGCATTTAACCAACCCGGCAACCAGATGCTTCGACCCGCATTGAATGCTGGACCACTCGTTGAAGATAAAAGTACATCGAACCCATATGAAGTTTTACCATGAGCGGATTGTATCCATTGAGCAAATATAGGTTCAATCAAGATTTGCTTCTCCGGAGTGCCAAAGGCAAGCATGACATCATTATGAACATAAAGTCCCAGGGTATGGAATCCCAGAAAGAGGCTGGCCCAACTTAAATGAGATATGATAGCTTCTTTATGCTCTAACATTCTTGCCAATACATTATCTTCATTTTGCTCCGGATTGTAATCTCTAATGAAAAATATAGCTCCATGAGCAAAAGCTCCTGTCATGATGAATCCTGCGATATATTGGTGGTGGGTATATAATGCAGCTTGAGTAGTAAAGTCTTGTGCTATGAATGCATAAGCAGGTAAAGAGTACATGTGTTGAGCTACCAAAGAAGTAATAACCCCTAAAGAAGCTAGAGCAAGGCCTAATTGAAAATGAAGCGAATTATTGATTGTGTCATAAAGACCCTCATGTCCACGCCCCAATCGCCCCCCCGGGGGAATATGTGCATCTAAAAGATCTTTCATACTGTGCCCAATCCCGAAATTGGTTCTATACATATGACCAGCAACGAGAAAAATAAATGCAATAGCTAAATGGTGATGGGCAATATCAGTCAGCCATAAACTTTGCGTTTGTGGATGGAATCCCCCGAGAAGAGTTAGAATGGCAGTTCCCGCCCCTTGGGCGGTACCAAATAAATGACTACTTGAATCGGGGTTTTGAGCATAAAGATTCCATTGACCTGTAAAAAGTGGGCCTAACCCTTGGGGATGCGGTAATACATCTAAGAAATTATTCCACCGAACGTACTCCCCTCTGGATGCAGGAATAGCAACATGAACTAAATGCCCTGTCCAAGCCAAGGAACTTACGCCAAAGAGTCCTGACAAATGATGATTCAGACGAGATTCGGCATTTTTGAACCAGGAAACGCTCGGTTTCCATTTCGGTTGTAGGTGTAACCAACCTGCTATTAAGGATATGGCAGAAAGAAATAATAGAAAAAGAGCGCCAGTATAAAGATCTTCATTAGTGCGTAAACCGATTGTATACCACCACTGATAAACACCAGAATAAGCGATATTCACTGGGCCAAGAGCACCCCCTCGAGTAAAAGCTTCCACGGCCGGTTGACCAAAATGAGGATCCCAAATTGCATGAGCAATAGGTCTTACATGTAAAGGGTCCTGTACCCACAACTCAAAATTTCCTTGCCAAGCTACATGAAACAGATTTCCGGAAGTCCACAGAAAAATTATTGCTAATTGACCGAAGTGAGAAGCAAAAATATTCTGATAAAGACGTTCCTCAGTAATATCATCATGACTCTCGAAGTCATGTGCGGTAGCAATACCAAACCAAATACGACGAGTAGTGGGGTCCTGAGCTAAGCCTTGGCTAAACCTTGGAAATCGTAATGCCATAATGCTTTTCAAATCCTCCTAGCCATTATCCTACTGCAATAATTCTTGCTAAGAAGAATGCCCATGTTGTGGCAATTCCACCCAGAAGGTAATGGGTTACTCCTACAGCACGTCCTTGTATAATGCTCAAGGCTCTCGGCTGAGTAGCAGGAGCAACTTTTAATTTATTATGAGCCCAAACGATGGATTCAATAAGTTCTTGCCAATAACCACGTCCACTGAATAGAAACATTAAACTAAAAGCCCAGACAAAATGAGCACCTAGGAAAAAAAGGCCATATGCAGATAATGAAGAACCATAAGACTGAATTACCTGGGATGCCTGTGCCCATAAGAAATCGCGGAGCCACCCATTAATAGTAATAGAACTTTGCGCAAAGTTTCCTCCCGTGATATGAGTTACTACCCCTTGATCACTTACACTGCCCCAAACATCTGACTGCATTTTCCAACTGAAATGGAATATTACTACCGAAATTGCATTGTACATCCAGAATAGTCCTAAGAAGACATGATCCCAGGCCGATACTTGACATGTACCCCCTCTTCCAGGTCCATCACAAGGAAAACGAAAACCAAGATTTGCTTTATCCGGTATCAAACGGGAACTGCGAGCAAATAGAACACCTTTCAAGAGTATCAATACCGTCACATGAATCGTAAATGCATGAATGTGATGTACCAAGAAATCCGCGGTTCCTAATGGAATAGGCAACAAAGCCACCTTGCCACCCACTGCCACTAAATCACCACCCCCCCAAGTTAAACTGGTGCTTGCTGTTGCACCCGGAGCCGTTGCACCTGGTGCTAAAGCATGGGTGTTTTGTATCCATTGAGCAAAAACGGGTTGTAATTGTATAGCGGTATCTGAAAACATATCTTGAGGACGCCCTAAAGCGCTCATGGTATCATTATGAATATACAAACCAAAACTGTGAAAGCCTAGAAATATACATGCCCAGTTGAGATGGGATATGATTGCATCACGATGTCTAAGGACACGATCTAATAGATCGTTGTACCGAGTAGTTGGATCATAATCTCTTACCATAAAAATGGCTGCATGCGCGGCAGCACCAACTATGAGAAATCCACCAATCCACATGTGATGTGTGAACAATGACAGTTGTGTACCATAGTCAGTAGCTAGATACGGATAAGGGGGCATGGAATACATATGGTGAGCTACAACAATGGTTAAAGAGCCTAACATAGCTAAGTTAAGAGATAATTGAGCATGCCATGACGTTGTTAGGATCTCATATAGGCCTTTATGGCCCTGACCTGTAAATGGACCTTTATGAGCTTCTAAAATATCTTTTAGTCCATGACCAATACCCCAGTTGGTCCTATACATGTGACCCGCTATCAGGAAAAGAATTGCAATAGCTAAATGGTGATGGGCAATATCAGTCAGCCACAGACCCCCAGTTACTGGATCTAATCCTCCACGAAAAGTAAGAAAGTCCGCATATTTTGACCAATTCAAGGTGAAAAATGGGGTTGCTCCCTCGGCAAAACTGGGATAAAGTTGAGCCAAAAGATCTCGATTCAAGATAAATTCATGAGGAAGTGGTATCTCTTTAGGATCTACTCCAGCGTTTAGAAATTGGTTAATCGGTAAAGATACATGTACTTGATGCCCCGCCCAAGAGAGAGACCCAAGTCCTAGTAGCCCTGCCAAATGGTGATTCAGCATAGATTCTACATCTTGAAACCAAGCCAATTTTGGTGCCGCTTTATGATAATGAAACCAACCAGCAAAAAGCATTAACGCTGCAAAGACCAATGCCCCAATTGCTGTACAATAGAGTTGTAATTCACTAGTTATTCCAGATGCTCGCCAAATTTGAAAAAAACCAGAGGTTATTTGTATTCCTCGGAAACCCCCGCCTACGTCACCATTTAATATTTCTTGGCCCACTATTGGCCAAACCACCTGGGCACTAGGCCCAATGTGTGTTGGATCACTTAGCCACGCTTCATAATTAGAAAAACGAGCACCGTGGAAATACATGCCGCTCAGCCAAAGAAAGATGATGGAGAGTTGACCGAAATGTGCACTAAATACTTTTCGAGAGATCTCCTCCAAATCACTGGTATGGCTATCGAAATCGTGAGCATCAGCATGTAGGTTCCAGATCCAAGTGGTAGTATCAGGCCCTTTAGCTATTGTTCTTGAGAAATGACCCGGTCTGGCCCATTCCTCGAACGAAGTTTTTACGGGATCCCTATCTACCAAAATTTTAACTTCTGGTT contains the following coding sequences:
- the psbC gene encoding photosystem II 44 kDa protein (CP43) is translated as METLFNGTLALAGRDQETTGFAWWAGNARLINLSGKLLGAHVAHAGLIVFWAGAMNLFEVAHFVPEKPMYEQGLILLPHLATLGWGVGPGGEVIDTFPYFVSGVLHLISSAVLGFGGIYHALLGPETLEESFPFFGYVWKDRNKMTTILGIHLILLGLGAFLLVFKALYFGGVYDTWAPGGGDVRKITNLTLSPSIIFGYLLKSPFGGEGWIVSVDDLEDIIGGHVWLGSICILGGIWHILTKPFAWARRALVWSGEAYLSYSLGALSVFGFIACCFVWFNNTAYPSEFYGPTGPEASQAQAFTFLVRDQRLGANVGSAQGPTGLGKYLMRSPTGEVIFGGETMRFWDLRAPWLEPLRGPNGLDLSRLKKDIQPWQERRSAEYMTHAPLGSLNSVGGVATEINAVNYVSPRSWLATSHFVLGFFFFVGHLWHAGRARAAAAGFEKGIDRDFEPVLSMTPLN
- the rps14 gene encoding ribosomal protein S14, which gives rise to MARKSLIQREKKRQKLEQKYHSIRRSSKKEISKVPSLSDKWEIYGKLQSPPRNSAPTRLHRRCFLTGRPRANYRDFGLSGHILREMVHACLLPGATRSSW
- the psaA gene encoding photosystem I P700 chlorophyll a apoprotein A1 (PsaA), whose product is MIIRSPEPEVKILVDRDPVKTSFEEWARPGHFSRTIAKGPDTTTWIWNLHADAHDFDSHTSDLEEISRKVFSAHFGQLSIIFLWLSGMYFHGARFSNYEAWLSDPTHIGPSAQVVWPIVGQEILNGDVGGGFRGIQITSGFFQIWRASGITSELQLYCTAIGALVFAALMLFAGWFHYHKAAPKLAWFQDVESMLNHHLAGLLGLGSLSWAGHQVHVSLPINQFLNAGVDPKEIPLPHEFILNRDLLAQLYPSFAEGATPFFTLNWSKYADFLTFRGGLDPVTGGLWLTDIAHHHLAIAILFLIAGHMYRTNWGIGHGLKDILEAHKGPFTGQGHKGLYEILTTSWHAQLSLNLAMLGSLTIVVAHHMYSMPPYPYLATDYGTQLSLFTHHMWIGGFLIVGAAAHAAIFMVRDYDPTTRYNDLLDRVLRHRDAIISHLNWACIFLGFHSFGLYIHNDTMSALGRPQDMFSDTAIQLQPVFAQWIQNTHALAPGATAPGATASTSLTWGGGDLVAVGGKVALLPIPLGTADFLVHHIHAFTIHVTVLILLKGVLFARSSRLIPDKANLGFRFPCDGPGRGGTCQVSAWDHVFLGLFWMYNAISVVIFHFSWKMQSDVWGSVSDQGVVTHITGGNFAQSSITINGWLRDFLWAQASQVIQSYGSSLSAYGLFFLGAHFVWAFSLMFLFSGRGYWQELIESIVWAHNKLKVAPATQPRALSIIQGRAVGVTHYLLGGIATTWAFFLARIIAVG
- a CDS encoding hypothetical protein (ORF74), which produces MNYIPFDPSISQKILIVIKYVIEGFYFIMNPLILYDLLLLPLSHFICTWSGVGGNGILFFISQMGMLDHISIYG
- the psbZ gene encoding photosystem II protein Z (YCF9), with translation MTLAFQLAVFALIATSLILLISVPVVFASPDGWSSNKNVVFSGTSLWIGLVFLVGILNSLIS
- the psaB gene encoding photosystem I P700 chlorophyll a apoprotein A2 (PsaB), whose protein sequence is MALRFPRFSQGLAQDPTTRRIWFGIATAHDFESHDDITEERLYQNIFASHFGQLAIIFLWTSGNLFHVAWQGNFELWVQDPLHVRPIAHAIWDPHFGQPAVEAFTRGGALGPVNIAYSGVYQWWYTIGLRTNEDLYTGALFLLFLSAISLIAGWLHLQPKWKPSVSWFKNAESRLNHHLSGLFGVSSLAWTGHLVHVAIPASRGEYVRWNNFLDVLPHPQGLGPLFTGQWNLYAQNPDSSSHLFGTAQGAGTAILTLLGGFHPQTQSLWLTDIAHHHLAIAFIFLVAGHMYRTNFGIGHSMKDLLDAHIPPGGRLGRGHEGLYDTINNSLHFQLGLALASLGVITSLVAQHMYSLPAYAFIAQDFTTQAALYTHHQYIAGFIMTGAFAHGAIFFIRDYNPEQNEDNVLARMLEHKEAIISHLSWASLFLGFHTLGLYVHNDVMLAFGTPEKQILIEPIFAQWIQSAHGKTSYGFDVLLSSTSGPAFNAGRSIWLPGWLNAVNENSNSLFLTIGPGDFLVHHAIALGLHTTTLILVKGALDARGSKLMPDKKDFGYSFPCDGPGRGGTCDISAWDAFYLAVFWMLNTIGWVTFYWHWKHITLWQGNVSQFNESSTYLMGWLRDYLWLNSSQLINGYNPFGMNSLSVWAWMFLFGHLVWATGFMFLISWRGYWQELIETLAWAHERTPLANLIRWRDKPVALSIVQARLVGLVHFSVGYIFTYAAFLIASTSGKFG